In the Agromyces flavus genome, GTGCTCGACTCGATCCTCGAATCCGACGACCTGTCGTACATCGACGCCCCGGTCGAGCATTGGCTCGAGTCGGGCCGTGACGGCTGGCTCACGACGCTCATGATCATCCTGTCGATCGTGTTCGGCCCGATCGCGATGCCCATCATCATCCTGGTGACGACGGTCGCGTGGGGCATCCTCGCGAAGCACGCGTGGCGGCCCATCCTGCTCGCCGGCGGTATGATCCTGGGCGTCATCGTCGTGCAGCTGCTCGCGCCGATCATCGCCCGCGACCGGCCCCCGGCCGACGAGATGATGATCGGCTACGACCCGACGTCCTCCTTCCCCTCGGGGCACGTCATGGGAGTCGCCGACTTCCTGTTCATCGGCACCTACCTCGTGTTCTCACGGCATCGGCGGCCCGTCATCACGACCCTCGCGTTCGTCGTCGCGGCGTTCGTCGTGCTGCTCACCGCCGCCTGCCGCATCTACCTCGGGTACCACTGGGCGACCGACGCGGTCGGCTCGATCATGCTCTCGCTCGTGGTGCTCGGGATCGTGATCATCGTCGACACCTGGCGCACCGTCCGGGTCGGCTCGCCCGAGGAGGTGGCCGAGTCCGATCGGCGGCCGGAGGCGTGGGGTCGCAATGAGCGATGACGCCGAGAGCATGAGGACGCCGGGCGAGCCGCCGGACGCGACGGACTCGCACAGCGCCGCCGCGGAAGCGGGTCGCGAGCATCACGCGGACCATGCGCCGGCGCCCGTGCGTATCAGCCGCCGGCCCTGGATTGCGGCGGGCGCGTTCGCCCTCATCGCGGTCGCGCTCGTGGGCGCCGTCATCGTCTTCGACCGCGCACGCGAGTCGTTCGAGTTCGAATCGGGCCTGATGGCGGTGCTCGCCGAGGCGCGCACGCCGTGGCTGACCGCACCCGCGCTGGTCCTCGACCGCGTCGGCAGCGGACTGCTCTCGGGGTTGATCGTCCCGGCGCTGATCATCGCGGCACTGCTCGTCTGGCGGCGCCCGTGGGCGGCGGGATTCTTCCTCGTCGCGCTGCTCGCGAGCAGCGGCCTCACGCGCTTGGTCAAGGTGCTCGTGGGCCGGGTGCGCCCCGAGGACATTCTCGTGCACCCCGACTTCGGCTCGTTCCCGTCCGGCCACAGCTCGAATGCGGCGGTGATCGCGACGGCGCTCGGCCTCATCTTCATGCGCACGTGGGTGTGGGTCCTCGGCGCCGTCTACACGCTGCTGATGATGCTGAGCCGCATGTACCTCGGGGCGCACTGGCTCTCCGACACCGTCGCGGGGCTGCTGATCGGCGCGGGCGCGGCCCTCATCGTGTGGACGCCGTTCGCCTATCGGCTCTATCGCGAGAACCGATTGGCCCATCCGCCGATCTGGCGGAAGGTGGAGCCCGAACGCACCACCGTCGCCTGACCCTCCCGGCAGCGCCATCCGCCATGATGGAGCCCTGGGGGCGGAGATGAGCGCGACGGGCGAACGGGTGCGGCGGCTGCTGCCGGGCGTCGACACCGCGCTGCGCTATCGCCGCGAATGGCTCCTGCCCGACATCCGTGCCGGCATCGCGGTCACGGCCCTGCTCATCCCGGCCGGCATGGGATACGCCCAGGTGGCCGGGCTCCCTCCCGAGACCGGCCTGTACGCGACCATCGTGCCGCTCATCGCGTACGCCATCGTGGGCCCGTCCCGCATCCTCGTGCTCGGTCCCGACTCGGCGCTCGCGCCGATCATCGCCGCGGCGATCCTGCCGCTCGCAATGGGCGACGACGATCGAGCCGTGGCCCTCGCGGGACTGCTCGCCATCATGGTCGGCGTGATCCTCCTCCTCGGCGGCATCCTGCGCCTCGGGTTCGTCACCGACCTGCTGTCGAAGCCGATCCGCGTGGGCTACCTCAACGCGGTCGCGCTCCTCGTGACCATCTCGCAGGTCCCGAAGCTGCTGGGCTTCTCGACCGACGCGACCACGCCGTTCACCGAGGTCGCGGCGATCGCGCAGGGCATCGCCGACGGTGCGATCCAGCCGCTCGCCCTCGCCTTCGGCCTGGGTTCGCTGGCCGTGATCATCGTGCTCACGATCGTGAAGTCGCCAGTGCCCGGCGTGCTCGTCGCGGTCGTCGGGGCGATCGTGCTCACGGCCGTGCTGGGGCTGTCCGACGACCTCCCGGTCGTGGGCGCGCTCCCGCAGGGTCTCCCCGCGCCCGCGCTCGGCGGGCTGCAGTGGTCGGATGTCGCGGCCCTCGCCCTCCCCGCCGCCGGCATCGCCCTGGTCGCGTTCACCGACTCGGCGGTGCTCTCGCGCACGCTCGCGGCGCGCCGGGGCGAGACCGTGAGCGGCAGTCGCGAGATGGCGGCGATCGGCGCGTCGAACCTCGCGAGCGGGTTCTTCGGCGGGTTCCCGATCTCGGCGTCGGCCTCGCGCACCCCGGTCGCCGAGCAGGCCGGGTCGAAGTCGCAGGTGACCGGCCTCGTGGGGGCGCTGCTCATCCTGCTCTTCATGCTGCTCACGCCATGGCTGACCGACCTGCTGCCGTCCGCGACGCTCGCGGCCGTCGTGATCATGGCGGCGTCGCGTCTCATCGACGTCAAGGGCTTCGTGCGATTGGTCCGGATGGATCGCATCGACGCCCTGCTGTCGGCCGCCGCGTTCGTCGGGGTGTTCGCGTTCGGCGTGCTCGGCGGCATCGCGGTCACCATCGGGCTCTCGCTGCTCGCGTTCGTGATCCAGGCGTGGCGGCCCTATCGTGCCGAACTCGGGCGGGTGACCGGCAAGCGGGGTTACCACGACCTCTCGCGGAACGCCGAGGGCGAGCGCATTCCCGGCGTGGTCATCCTGCGCTTCGACGCGCCGCTGTTCTTCGCGAACGGCGGCATCTTCGAGGACTTCGTGCGCGCCCGCGTGGAGGCGGCTGGACCCGACGTGCACACCGTGATCCTGGCGGCGGAGCCCATCACGGACATCGACACCACGGCAGTGGAAGAGCTCGTCGACGTCGACGACTGGCTCGCCAAGCGCGGCATCCGGCTCATCATCGCCGAGATGAAAGACCCGGTGGTCGACGTGCTGCGCGATTACGGGCTGACGGGTCGCTTCCCGCCCGATCGCTTCGCCCCGACCGTGGGGGCCGCGGTCGACGACGTCACTGGCACGCTGCGCCAAGACCTCGAGGGCACGAAGTGGGACCAGGACGACGAGGCGGACGGCGGGGCGGAGACGAGGCGCTGAGCCGTGCCATCCGCTCGCCTTCAGAAGGTCGAGTCGCCTCGGATCACCGCGTCGGAGCCGCCGTCGATGAAGACGACCTGGCCGCACAGGTGCGCGTTCTCCTCGCTCGTCAGCCATGCGAGCAGGTACGCCGCGTCGCGCGCCTCGAAGATGCCGTTCAGTGGCATGGGCACCATTCCGAGCAGCGCGTCGCGTGCCTCCTGCGTGCCGATGAGGTCCTGCGTCATCGCCGTGACGACGACGCCGGGGGCGATCGCGTTCAGCGGGATGCCCGCGCCGGCCCACTGCGGTGACGCGGCGTTCCGGCGGACCCACCGCACCAGCGCGCGCTTCGTCGTGCCGTAGATGAGGTTGCCCTGCTCGGGCGTCCCGCCCTCGAGCTCGGCGGCCCGCGCGGCGGCGGCCCGCTCGTCGCCCGCCAGCAGCGCGTCGAGCAGCGCGTCGTCGGGCGGGAACAGCGAGGCCATCGAGGCCGTCGCCACGGCCCGCGGTGCCGGCGAGCCGTCGAGCAGCGGACGCAGGCGCTCGAGCGTCGCGATCGTGCCGAAGTAGTTGACCGCGACCGTCTTCGCGGTCGGCGTCGCGAGTCCGGCGTTGGCGATGATGGCGTCGATCCTCCCGTCGCTCGCCGCGGTGACGCCGGCGACGAGCGCGTCGCGTCCGTCGTCGGTGGTGAGGTCGGCGACGACGTCGGCGTCGTGCACGTCGACGCCGATCACGCGGTGCCCGCGCTCGACGAGCAGGTCGGCCGTGGCCCGGCCGATCCCGCTGGCGGATCCGGTGACGACGTAGGTGCGGGGCATGCGAAGCCTCCTCGGCGCTGGAAGGATGGTGCGGCCGTCCTGGACGCGGCCGCACCATCCACTCTCCCTGTCGGATGCCGCGCTCCCCGGGTCCTTCGGCCCCCGGCGGGTGACCCGCGGCGCGTAGCGTCGAGCGCGGGAGGTTCGACATGTCCGACAGGGGTTCGAACGCGGGACTCGCCGGTGGCGGCGCCATCTACGGCCTCGGCATCTTCGGCGCGTGGGTCTACTTCTGGCAGCAGGCCGACCAGTTCTGGGAGTACGTCTGGGCGATCTTCCAGGGCCTGTTCTGGCCGGCCTTCATGGTCTACGAGCTGTTCGACGCGCTCGGGAAGTGATCGCCGTCAGCGCGCGTCGGCATAGGACCTGAGGAACAGTGCCTCGGCGACGGCGAGCCGCTCGATCTCCGTCGGGTCGACGCTCTCGTTCGGTGCGTGGATGAGCGCGAGCGGCTCCTCGACCCCCATGAGGATGATCTCGGCACCGGGGTAGGTGTCAGCGAACACGTTGCAGAGCGGGATCGACCCGCCCTGTCCGAGCGTGGTCATCTCGACGCCGTACGCCTCTCGCATCGCCGCGGCCATCGCACGGAACGCCGGCCCGTCGGTGCGCGCCGCGAACGGGGCCCCGACGGCCTCGGTCTCGACCTCGATCTGGACGCCCCACGGCGCCTCGCCACGCAGATGGGCCTCGAGCGCGTCGCGCGCGCCCGTTGGATCGACGCCCGGCGGCACGCGGAGGTTCAGCCGCGCGGCGGCATGGGGCACGATGGCCGCCGCCGAGCCGATGACGGGCGGACAGTCGATGCCGAGCACGGTGACGGCCGGGCGCGACCACAGCTCGTCGGCGACGCTGCCGTCCCCGAGCAGGGAGACGCCCTCGAGCACGCCGGCGTCGGCGCGGAACTGGTCGGCGTCGTACGGTTCGCCGTGCCAGCCCTGCGTCGCATCGAGGCCCTCGATCGTGGTGTTCCCGTCCTCGTCGCGCAGCGAGGCGAGCATCTCGATGAGCGCGGCGAGCGCATCGGGCGCCGGACCGCCGAACATGCCCGAGTGGATCTCGGAGCGCAGCGCCGCGACGCGCACCACGACGTTCGCCATGCCCCGGAGGGTGATGGTCGCGGCGGGCTTGCCGACCGCGGCGTTGCCCGTGTCGCACACCAGGATCGTGTCGGCCTCGAGCACGTCGGGGTTCGCCTCGACGTATTGCTCGAGTCCGCCCGTGCCCTGCTCCTCCGACCCCTCGACCACCAGCTTGAGGTTGACGGGGATGTCGTCGCCGAGCGCCCGAAGCGCGAGCAGGTGCATGAGGATGTTGCCCTTGCAGTCCGCGGCACCGCGGCCGTACCATCGCCCGTCGACCTCGGTGAGCTCGAACGGCGGCGTGCGCCACGCGGCATCGTCGAGCGGCGGCTGGACGTCGTAGTGCGCGTACAGGAGCACCGTGGGCGCGTCGTCGCTCGCTGCGGCGCGCGAGCCCACGACGGCCTTGCTGCCGTCGGGCGTCACCTCGAGGCGCGCATCGGTGAAGCCCAGCTGCGCGAATCGATCGCGCACCCATTCGGCCGTGCGTTCGCACTCCTCGGGCGGGAACTGACGCGGGTCGGCGACGGAGCGCATCGCGACAAGCTCGGCGAGCTCCGCGCGGGCGCCCGGCATCATCCCGTGGATGATGCCGGGAACGTCCGCGGTCACGAGCCGTCCCCGCCGCTCAACTGCAGGTCGTCGACGAACTGCTGGAAGTCCTCGAGCTCATCGGGGCAGTAGGTCTCGATGATCAGCAGTTGCCCTTCGACCACGTTGTCCTGCGCGATGATCGGCCGTTGCCCGGGACCTGCTGCGCCGTTCGTGAGCCGTTCGAAGAGGATCGCCTTGCTCAGTGCGTCGTTCGGGTTCGCGCACACGCCGCCGCCGTCGTCGCCGAGCACTCGCGCGACCTGTTCGGCCGTCAGGTCGGTGTCGATCCCGTTCTCGTCGAGCGACGCGAGGAACTGCTCGGCCTTGTCGGTCGCCTGGGCCTCCTGCCGTGCCGAGAGGAACGTGATGAGGGCGATGACGGCCAGGATCACGAGGACGACGATCGTGATGATGTAGATGATCGACCGCTCGCGCTGCGGCTGCTGTTCCGTCTCGGTGCTCATGACTCCGCCACCTCCGTCTCGGTCTCAGTCGACGCGTCGGGCTGCTTCCACGACGGCTTCCTGAACCGGTAGAAGAGCCAGGGCACGAGCAGGCCGAGACCGAGCGCGCCGCCGCCGACGATGAGCAGGTAGACCCAGAGGTCGCCGCTCGCGAACTGCGACGGCGGGATGAAGCCGACCAGCAGCGCGGCGAGCGAGGCGACGAACCCGACCACGCACAACGTGATGAGCAGCGGGGCCCGGAAGCCGCGCGGATGGTCGGGGTGCGTGCGGCGCAGGCGTGCCGCCGCGACGAACATGAGCAGGTACATGATCAGGTAGACCTGCGTCGTGATGACCGAGAAGATCCAGTAGGCGCTCGAGACGCTCGGGATCAGTGCGTAGCCGAGGGCGATGACCGTGGTGACCAGGCCCTGCACGACGAGCAGGTTCTGCTGCACGCCGTTCTTGTTGAGCTTCTGCAGGAACGGGGGAAGGTACCCCTCCTGGCGCGAGATGAGCAGCAAGCCCTTCGAGGGGCCGGCGAGCCAGGTCAGCATGCCGCCGAGCGACGCCGCCACGAGCATGATGCCGAAGATCGGGGTCAGCCACTGCCAGTTGAACGCGGCGAACACCGCGTCGAACGCCTGCATCACGCCGGCGGTGAGCGAGAGCTCCTCGGCGGGGACCACCCAGCTGATCGCGAGCGCCGGGAGGATGAAGATCAGCAGCACGAGACCCATCGCGAGGAAGATCGCCTTCGGGAACTCCTTGCCCGGGTTGCGGAGCGATCCGACGTGCACCGCGTTCATCTCCATGCCGCTGTACGACAGGAAGTTGTTCACGATGAGC is a window encoding:
- a CDS encoding APC family permease, whose amino-acid sequence is MSAADATAGRSRDAAAPRAAAVPKSMWISWIALALMTTSSVASLRPAPTMAVYGLACIFLYLVPAIVFLLPTSLVSAELASGWKGGVYNWVATGISKPMGFLAVWCQFAMTIFYYPSLLGFVASTLAYVINPNLASSGVWTALVIMVCYWSGVFLTSRGTKGIAGLASGGLIIGTLIPGAVLVILGAVFLGQGNESAAPMTAANLLPQWAGLASLVLIVNNFLSYSGMEMNAVHVGSLRNPGKEFPKAIFLAMGLVLLIFILPALAISWVVPAEELSLTAGVMQAFDAVFAAFNWQWLTPIFGIMLVAASLGGMLTWLAGPSKGLLLISRQEGYLPPFLQKLNKNGVQQNLLVVQGLVTTVIALGYALIPSVSSAYWIFSVITTQVYLIMYLLMFVAAARLRRTHPDHPRGFRAPLLITLCVVGFVASLAALLVGFIPPSQFASGDLWVYLLIVGGGALGLGLLVPWLFYRFRKPSWKQPDASTETETEVAES
- a CDS encoding pilus assembly FimT family protein, translated to MSTETEQQPQRERSIIYIITIVVLVILAVIALITFLSARQEAQATDKAEQFLASLDENGIDTDLTAEQVARVLGDDGGGVCANPNDALSKAILFERLTNGAAGPGQRPIIAQDNVVEGQLLIIETYCPDELEDFQQFVDDLQLSGGDGS
- a CDS encoding dipeptidase, translated to MTADVPGIIHGMMPGARAELAELVAMRSVADPRQFPPEECERTAEWVRDRFAQLGFTDARLEVTPDGSKAVVGSRAAASDDAPTVLLYAHYDVQPPLDDAAWRTPPFELTEVDGRWYGRGAADCKGNILMHLLALRALGDDIPVNLKLVVEGSEEQGTGGLEQYVEANPDVLEADTILVCDTGNAAVGKPAATITLRGMANVVVRVAALRSEIHSGMFGGPAPDALAALIEMLASLRDEDGNTTIEGLDATQGWHGEPYDADQFRADAGVLEGVSLLGDGSVADELWSRPAVTVLGIDCPPVIGSAAAIVPHAAARLNLRVPPGVDPTGARDALEAHLRGEAPWGVQIEVETEAVGAPFAARTDGPAFRAMAAAMREAYGVEMTTLGQGGSIPLCNVFADTYPGAEIILMGVEEPLALIHAPNESVDPTEIERLAVAEALFLRSYADAR
- a CDS encoding phosphatase PAP2 family protein, whose translation is MIDSTDAHTKADEKPGRFQRFHERFMVEERVLSAAAKRNLFITGAVLIVAGLVGFFVVLDSILESDDLSYIDAPVEHWLESGRDGWLTTLMIILSIVFGPIAMPIIILVTTVAWGILAKHAWRPILLAGGMILGVIVVQLLAPIIARDRPPADEMMIGYDPTSSFPSGHVMGVADFLFIGTYLVFSRHRRPVITTLAFVVAAFVVLLTAACRIYLGYHWATDAVGSIMLSLVVLGIVIIVDTWRTVRVGSPEEVAESDRRPEAWGRNER
- a CDS encoding phosphatase PAP2 family protein, producing MSDDAESMRTPGEPPDATDSHSAAAEAGREHHADHAPAPVRISRRPWIAAGAFALIAVALVGAVIVFDRARESFEFESGLMAVLAEARTPWLTAPALVLDRVGSGLLSGLIVPALIIAALLVWRRPWAAGFFLVALLASSGLTRLVKVLVGRVRPEDILVHPDFGSFPSGHSSNAAVIATALGLIFMRTWVWVLGAVYTLLMMLSRMYLGAHWLSDTVAGLLIGAGAALIVWTPFAYRLYRENRLAHPPIWRKVEPERTTVA
- a CDS encoding SulP family inorganic anion transporter, giving the protein MSATGERVRRLLPGVDTALRYRREWLLPDIRAGIAVTALLIPAGMGYAQVAGLPPETGLYATIVPLIAYAIVGPSRILVLGPDSALAPIIAAAILPLAMGDDDRAVALAGLLAIMVGVILLLGGILRLGFVTDLLSKPIRVGYLNAVALLVTISQVPKLLGFSTDATTPFTEVAAIAQGIADGAIQPLALAFGLGSLAVIIVLTIVKSPVPGVLVAVVGAIVLTAVLGLSDDLPVVGALPQGLPAPALGGLQWSDVAALALPAAGIALVAFTDSAVLSRTLAARRGETVSGSREMAAIGASNLASGFFGGFPISASASRTPVAEQAGSKSQVTGLVGALLILLFMLLTPWLTDLLPSATLAAVVIMAASRLIDVKGFVRLVRMDRIDALLSAAAFVGVFAFGVLGGIAVTIGLSLLAFVIQAWRPYRAELGRVTGKRGYHDLSRNAEGERIPGVVILRFDAPLFFANGGIFEDFVRARVEAAGPDVHTVILAAEPITDIDTTAVEELVDVDDWLAKRGIRLIIAEMKDPVVDVLRDYGLTGRFPPDRFAPTVGAAVDDVTGTLRQDLEGTKWDQDDEADGGAETRR
- a CDS encoding SDR family oxidoreductase is translated as MPRTYVVTGSASGIGRATADLLVERGHRVIGVDVHDADVVADLTTDDGRDALVAGVTAASDGRIDAIIANAGLATPTAKTVAVNYFGTIATLERLRPLLDGSPAPRAVATASMASLFPPDDALLDALLAGDERAAAARAAELEGGTPEQGNLIYGTTKRALVRWVRRNAASPQWAGAGIPLNAIAPGVVVTAMTQDLIGTQEARDALLGMVPMPLNGIFEARDAAYLLAWLTSEENAHLCGQVVFIDGGSDAVIRGDSTF